The following proteins come from a genomic window of Streptomyces sp. GS7:
- a CDS encoding tetratricopeptide repeat protein, with amino-acid sequence MALMGDKARLLETDRFVHAPDDGRESEMPMDAMEAAEASDAVTETSHRRAAQAGDTAAMSALGAMLLRRADLDGAEPHLRSAAAAGDRAAANNLGVLLHQRGYADEAAGWWRIAAVAGSAAAAHALGRHYRERGDEPAAEYWLRQSAESGHCLGAYGLADLLEHRGDIGAERWFRTAAERGHREAAYRLARLIEDGRDADRRAVPAYGELTQQAEAEQWYRQAAARGHRRAALQLGALLEDRGDVQEAGRWYLSAAKDGEARAACALGFLLRDAGDEESAAEWWRRAAQDGDGNAANALGALHADRGELQTAERWYRAALEAGDVNGAYNLGLLCAEQGSPGRSEQWYRRAAYAGHREAANALAILLLQRGDASGAEPWFSKAAEAGSVDAAFNLGILFAGRGEERLAHCWYERAAAAGHTEAALQVAIVQLRDGELLDAERNLRCAAGGGSAEAAFRLADLLDRKAAEAGGAGPADGDRTGDDESTQWYERAARQGHRRAQVRVGMFAAARGDAVEAATWYRAAAEAGSRNGAFNLGLLLAREGSLPEATMWWQRAAEDGHGRAALRLALIAARRGALAEAQKWCGRAVELGPPEVAERAARLRTALQEELSA; translated from the coding sequence ATGGCTCTTATGGGGGACAAGGCAAGGTTGTTGGAGACAGACCGGTTTGTGCATGCGCCCGACGACGGGCGCGAATCCGAGATGCCGATGGACGCGATGGAGGCCGCCGAGGCGTCCGACGCGGTGACCGAGACCAGTCACCGCCGGGCCGCGCAGGCGGGCGACACCGCCGCCATGAGCGCGCTGGGCGCGATGCTGCTGCGCCGCGCCGACCTGGACGGGGCCGAGCCGCACCTGCGCTCCGCAGCCGCCGCCGGAGACCGCGCCGCGGCCAACAACCTCGGCGTCCTGCTGCACCAGCGGGGCTACGCCGACGAGGCCGCCGGCTGGTGGCGGATCGCCGCCGTCGCCGGCTCCGCCGCCGCCGCGCACGCCCTGGGCCGCCACTACCGCGAGCGCGGCGACGAACCGGCCGCCGAGTACTGGCTGCGCCAGTCCGCGGAGTCCGGCCACTGCCTGGGCGCGTACGGCCTCGCCGACCTGCTGGAGCACCGGGGCGACATCGGCGCCGAGCGCTGGTTCCGGACCGCCGCCGAGCGCGGCCACCGCGAGGCCGCGTACCGCCTGGCCCGGCTCATCGAGGACGGTCGCGACGCGGACCGCCGAGCGGTGCCCGCCTACGGCGAGTTGACGCAGCAGGCCGAGGCCGAGCAGTGGTACCGCCAGGCCGCCGCGCGCGGACACCGGCGGGCCGCGCTCCAGTTGGGCGCGCTGCTGGAGGACCGCGGCGACGTCCAGGAGGCGGGCCGCTGGTACCTGTCCGCGGCCAAGGACGGTGAGGCGCGGGCCGCCTGCGCGCTGGGCTTCCTGCTGCGCGACGCCGGGGACGAGGAGAGCGCCGCGGAGTGGTGGCGGCGCGCGGCCCAGGACGGCGACGGCAACGCCGCCAACGCGCTGGGCGCGCTGCACGCCGACCGCGGCGAACTGCAGACCGCCGAGCGCTGGTACCGCGCCGCGCTGGAAGCCGGGGACGTCAACGGTGCCTACAACCTGGGCCTGTTGTGCGCCGAGCAGGGCTCACCGGGCCGCAGCGAGCAGTGGTACCGCCGGGCCGCGTACGCGGGCCACCGCGAGGCCGCCAACGCGCTGGCCATCCTGCTGCTCCAGCGCGGCGACGCATCCGGGGCGGAGCCGTGGTTCTCCAAGGCGGCCGAAGCGGGCAGCGTGGACGCCGCGTTCAACCTCGGCATCCTGTTCGCCGGCCGCGGTGAGGAGCGGCTGGCGCACTGCTGGTACGAGCGGGCGGCGGCGGCCGGGCACACCGAGGCGGCGCTCCAGGTCGCCATCGTGCAGCTGCGCGACGGCGAACTCCTGGACGCGGAGCGGAATCTGCGCTGCGCCGCCGGCGGCGGCAGCGCCGAGGCCGCGTTCCGGCTCGCCGACCTCCTGGACCGCAAGGCCGCGGAGGCGGGCGGCGCCGGGCCCGCGGACGGTGACCGGACCGGCGACGACGAGAGCACGCAGTGGTACGAGAGGGCCGCCCGGCAGGGGCACCGCCGCGCCCAGGTCCGGGTTGGCATGTTCGCGGCGGCTCGTGGTGATGCCGTCGAGGCGGCGACCTGGTACCGCGCGGCGGCCGAGGCCGGCAGCCGCAACGGCGCCTTCAACCTCGGGCTGCTGCTGGCCCGCGAGGGCAGCCTCCCCGAGGCCACCATGTGGTGGCAGCGCGCCGCCGAGGACGGCCACGGCCGGGCGGCGCTCCGGCTGGCGCTGATCGCCGC
- a CDS encoding UPF0182 family membrane protein, whose amino-acid sequence MPDRGGGPTGPRIRVGRPSRRFRTLLMTLGVLAVLAMLFVMFSGFWTDWLWYRSVKFSSVFTTTLLTKIGLFFAFGIVMAVCVGVNIWLAHRLRPPLSAMSIEQQSLDRYRMGIAPFKKWALLAVTSVIGLIAGASASGEWRTWLQWVNGVPFGTTDPQFGKDVSFYAFDLPWYRFLLSFGFACAVLCLVAAALTHYLYGGLRLTSPGSRATAAATGHLSVLLGIFVSLKAVAYWLDRYGLAVKSSGLKSADNWTGLRYVDANAYLPAKTILFFIAAICALLFFATLWRRTWQLPVIGFGLMVLSAVLIGGLYPAIVQKFQVQPNEQAKEAPYIKQNIKATRDAYGIQDSEVTPYKGNYKPAGKDDSQRLRDDADTTASMRLLDPNVVSPAFQQQQQVRSYYQFPSTLDVDRYKDKDGKEQDTVIGLRELNLAGIPERNWINDHFKYTHGYGAVTAKGTETADGGGPDYTEANLPSRGQLPPYEQRVYYGEKTTQYSIVGGPQKELDYSDDSGEKSYRYQGRSGVSLSNPINRAAYAVAFGEPQILYSGAIGDGSRILYNRTPKERVESVAPWLTIDGDAYPAVIDGRIQWIVDAYTTSNGYPYASRTTLGDSTADSLTNGQRAVVAQQNQVNYIRNSVKATVDAYDGSVKLYQWDTEDPVLKTWMKAFPGTVEKKSAISPALKEHLRYPQDLFKVQRQLLTTYHVTDPGTFYTGSERWQIPSDPTTKSGNAVPPYYLSMKMPDQKEQAFSLTTTFTPNKKDNLGAFMAVDANATSGDYGRIRLLKLPAQTPVPGPQLAQSKFNSDPTIANELNILKKFGDSEIEYGNLLTVPLDGGLLYVEPVYLRGANTNYPLLKKVLVSYGDSKPVLENSLKDALDVVFGKKAPSTGTENPPGGGETGQQPPPSGQTVQQALGDAEKAYDEGEKARVAGDWAAYGEAQKKLKAALDRAAKASEKGGKSGG is encoded by the coding sequence ATGCCGGACCGCGGCGGAGGCCCGACAGGGCCACGGATCAGAGTCGGCCGACCGTCGCGGCGGTTCCGGACCCTGCTCATGACGTTGGGCGTACTGGCCGTATTGGCCATGCTCTTCGTGATGTTCTCGGGCTTCTGGACGGACTGGCTCTGGTACCGCTCCGTCAAGTTCTCCTCGGTCTTCACCACCACCCTGCTGACCAAGATCGGCCTGTTCTTCGCCTTCGGCATCGTGATGGCGGTGTGCGTCGGCGTCAACATCTGGCTGGCGCACCGGCTGCGGCCGCCGCTCAGCGCGATGTCAATAGAGCAGCAGAGCCTGGACCGCTACCGGATGGGCATCGCCCCGTTCAAGAAGTGGGCACTGCTCGCGGTGACGTCCGTGATCGGGCTGATCGCCGGGGCCTCCGCCTCCGGTGAGTGGCGTACGTGGCTCCAGTGGGTCAACGGCGTCCCGTTCGGCACGACGGACCCGCAGTTCGGCAAGGACGTCTCGTTCTACGCCTTCGATCTGCCCTGGTACCGCTTCCTGTTGAGCTTCGGCTTCGCCTGCGCGGTGCTGTGCCTGGTGGCCGCCGCGCTGACGCACTACCTCTACGGCGGGCTGCGGCTGACCAGCCCCGGCTCCCGGGCGACCGCCGCCGCGACCGGTCATCTCTCGGTGCTGCTGGGCATCTTCGTCTCACTGAAGGCGGTCGCGTACTGGCTCGACCGGTACGGCCTCGCGGTCAAGTCCAGCGGCCTGAAGTCGGCGGACAACTGGACCGGGCTGCGCTATGTCGACGCCAACGCCTATCTCCCGGCGAAGACCATCCTGTTCTTCATCGCGGCGATCTGCGCGCTCCTGTTCTTCGCCACCCTCTGGCGGCGCACGTGGCAGCTGCCGGTGATCGGCTTCGGCCTGATGGTGCTCTCCGCGGTCCTCATCGGCGGCCTGTATCCGGCCATCGTCCAGAAGTTCCAGGTCCAGCCGAACGAGCAGGCCAAGGAAGCGCCGTACATCAAGCAGAACATCAAGGCGACCCGGGACGCGTACGGCATCCAGGACTCCGAGGTCACGCCCTACAAGGGCAACTACAAGCCGGCGGGCAAGGACGACAGCCAGCGGCTGCGGGACGACGCCGACACCACGGCCAGCATGCGGCTGCTCGACCCGAACGTGGTCTCGCCGGCCTTCCAGCAACAGCAGCAGGTGCGGTCCTACTACCAGTTCCCGTCCACCCTGGACGTCGACCGGTACAAGGACAAGGACGGCAAGGAGCAGGACACCGTCATCGGCCTGCGCGAGCTGAACCTCGCCGGCATCCCCGAGCGCAACTGGATCAACGACCACTTCAAGTACACCCACGGCTACGGCGCGGTCACCGCCAAGGGGACGGAGACCGCCGACGGCGGCGGGCCCGACTACACCGAGGCGAACCTGCCGTCCAGGGGGCAGCTCCCGCCGTACGAACAGCGTGTCTACTACGGTGAGAAGACCACCCAGTACTCCATCGTGGGCGGGCCCCAGAAGGAGCTGGACTACTCCGACGACAGCGGTGAGAAGAGCTACCGCTACCAGGGCAGGAGCGGGGTCAGCCTGTCCAACCCGATCAACCGGGCCGCGTACGCGGTGGCGTTCGGGGAGCCGCAGATCCTGTACTCCGGTGCGATCGGCGACGGTTCGCGGATCCTGTACAACCGCACGCCCAAGGAGCGCGTCGAGTCCGTCGCGCCCTGGCTGACCATCGACGGCGACGCCTACCCGGCGGTGATCGACGGCCGGATCCAGTGGATCGTGGACGCATACACCACCAGCAACGGCTACCCGTACGCCTCGCGCACCACCCTCGGGGACAGCACCGCCGACTCGCTCACCAACGGCCAGCGGGCGGTGGTGGCCCAGCAGAACCAGGTCAACTACATCCGCAACTCGGTCAAGGCGACGGTCGACGCGTACGACGGCTCGGTCAAGCTCTACCAGTGGGACACCGAGGACCCGGTCCTCAAGACCTGGATGAAGGCGTTCCCCGGCACGGTCGAGAAGAAGAGCGCCATCAGCCCCGCGCTGAAGGAGCACCTGCGCTACCCGCAGGACCTCTTCAAGGTGCAGCGCCAGCTGCTGACCACGTACCACGTGACCGACCCGGGGACCTTCTACACCGGCTCGGAGCGCTGGCAGATCCCCAGCGACCCGACCACCAAGTCGGGCAACGCGGTTCCGCCGTACTACCTGAGCATGAAGATGCCCGACCAGAAGGAACAGGCGTTCTCGCTGACGACGACCTTCACGCCCAACAAGAAGGACAACCTCGGTGCCTTCATGGCGGTCGACGCCAATGCGACGAGCGGCGACTACGGCAGGATCAGACTGCTGAAGCTGCCCGCGCAGACACCGGTGCCCGGCCCGCAGCTGGCGCAGTCGAAGTTCAACTCCGATCCGACGATCGCCAACGAGCTCAACATCCTGAAGAAATTCGGCGACTCGGAGATCGAGTACGGCAATCTGCTCACCGTCCCCCTGGACGGTGGGCTGCTCTACGTCGAACCGGTCTATCTGCGCGGCGCCAACACCAACTACCCGCTCCTGAAGAAGGTGTTGGTCAGCTACGGCGACAGCAAGCCCGTCCTGGAGAACTCCCTGAAGGACGCGCTGGACGTGGTCTTCGGCAAGAAGGCGCCGAGCACCGGCACGGAGAATCCGCCCGGCGGCGGTGAGACCGGCCAGCAGCCGCCGCCATCCGGCCAGACCGTGCAGCAGGCACTCGGCGACGCCGAAAAGGCGTACGACGAGGGAGAGAAGGCGCGCGTCGCGGGCGACTGGGCCGCGTACGGCGAGGCCCAGAAGAAGCTCAAGGCCGCGCTGGACCGGGCCGCCAAGGCCTCCGAGAAGGGCGGCAAGTCGGGCGGCTGA
- a CDS encoding PPA1309 family protein yields MTNLPVDGTPLAADPLTRAVLEIDEYAAGLGWDQPARLFALVDTAKLREQEPSLAAQLGIDDATSASLTPVEQDEIPADAPLDEFLATIAWPDAVAGCALTVERLMLPPSAEESQPAGMDEAQLAKWVAKHPDRQEVRMTVAVLRDGSRESALRLREKDSTSEVLTGSALVPGLADALAATFEA; encoded by the coding sequence ATGACGAACCTCCCCGTTGACGGCACCCCCCTCGCCGCCGACCCACTGACCCGCGCGGTGCTCGAAATCGACGAGTACGCCGCCGGACTCGGCTGGGACCAGCCCGCCCGCCTGTTCGCCCTCGTTGACACCGCCAAACTGCGGGAACAGGAGCCCTCGCTCGCCGCCCAGCTGGGCATCGACGACGCCACCAGCGCGTCCCTGACCCCCGTGGAGCAGGACGAGATCCCGGCCGACGCCCCGCTGGACGAGTTCCTCGCCACCATCGCCTGGCCCGACGCCGTCGCCGGCTGCGCGCTGACCGTGGAGCGGCTGATGCTGCCGCCGTCCGCCGAGGAGTCCCAGCCCGCGGGCATGGACGAGGCCCAGCTCGCCAAGTGGGTCGCCAAGCACCCCGACCGCCAGGAGGTCCGGATGACGGTGGCCGTCCTGCGGGACGGATCCCGGGAATCCGCACTGCGGCTGCGCGAGAAGGACTCCACCTCCGAGGTGCTCACCGGCTCGGCCCTCGTCCCCGGCCTCGCGGACGCGCTGGCCGCGACCTTCGAGGCGTGA
- a CDS encoding YlbL family protein: protein MPRRTATLLASTLMLIALLCAGVLIPVPYAAMSPGPTVNTLGDHEGKPVLQISGRTTYPTSGHLNMTTVQVTGPDYRMNLFEAVYGWLDPDRAVVPHKTLYPEGQTAQQADQQNAEEFTQSQESAKVAALKQLNIPVATQTVVGAVVKDKPADGKLHAGDVIKAVDGKAVTQAGDVAKFVTRHKPGEKVVFTVIPAKEAAAAEQQGKRPEGPGADIALTTAADGGRAVVGIQAQADHIFPFHIDVKLADVGGPSAGLMFALGIVDKLTPGGNLTGGKFVAGTGTIDDQGNVGPIGGISMKTIGARDKGAEFFLTPKENCGAAAKDTPSGLRLVKVGTIGDAMKALEKIRTNDTAGLPSCSPAGRS from the coding sequence ATGCCACGCCGCACCGCGACGCTGCTCGCCTCGACCCTGATGCTGATCGCGCTGCTCTGCGCCGGCGTGCTGATTCCCGTGCCGTACGCGGCGATGTCACCGGGCCCGACGGTCAACACCCTCGGGGATCACGAGGGCAAGCCGGTGCTCCAGATCTCCGGCCGCACGACGTATCCGACGAGCGGCCATCTGAACATGACCACGGTCCAGGTCACCGGCCCCGACTACCGCATGAACCTCTTCGAGGCGGTCTACGGCTGGCTGGACCCCGACCGGGCCGTGGTGCCGCACAAGACGCTCTACCCGGAAGGGCAGACCGCCCAGCAGGCCGACCAGCAGAACGCCGAGGAGTTCACCCAGTCCCAGGAGAGCGCCAAGGTCGCCGCGCTCAAGCAGTTGAACATCCCGGTCGCCACCCAGACCGTCGTCGGGGCCGTCGTCAAGGACAAGCCGGCCGACGGGAAGTTGCACGCGGGCGATGTGATCAAGGCGGTGGACGGCAAGGCGGTCACGCAGGCCGGCGACGTCGCCAAGTTCGTCACCCGGCACAAGCCGGGCGAAAAGGTGGTCTTCACGGTCATTCCGGCCAAGGAGGCCGCCGCGGCGGAGCAGCAGGGAAAGCGGCCCGAGGGGCCCGGCGCGGACATCGCGCTCACGACCGCGGCGGACGGCGGCCGTGCCGTGGTGGGCATCCAGGCCCAGGCGGACCACATCTTCCCGTTCCACATCGACGTGAAGCTCGCCGACGTCGGCGGCCCGAGCGCCGGGCTGATGTTCGCGCTCGGCATCGTGGACAAGCTCACGCCCGGCGGCAACCTGACCGGCGGCAAGTTCGTGGCCGGTACGGGCACGATCGACGACCAGGGCAACGTCGGCCCGATCGGCGGCATTTCGATGAAGACGATCGGCGCGCGGGACAAGGGCGCGGAGTTCTTCCTGACGCCCAAGGAGAACTGCGGCGCCGCTGCCAAGGACACCCCGAGCGGCCTCCGGCTCGTCAAGGTCGGCACCATAGGTGACGCGATGAAGGCGCTGGAGAAGATCCGTACGAACGACACGGCGGGCCTGCCGAGCTGCAGCCCGGCAGGCCGCTCGTAG
- a CDS encoding molybdenum cofactor biosynthesis protein MoaE, which yields MSGTHSRTGPGRDHPGERAAEDPIRLLAIRDTPLSVDEVFAAVGDAAAGGTALFVGTVRSHDGGADVDGLGYSAHPTAEEEMRRIAEKVVADYPVRALAAVHRVGDLAIGDLAVVVAVSCPHRGEAFDACRKLIDDLKHEVPIWKHQTFSDGTEEWVGA from the coding sequence ATGTCTGGCACGCACTCCCGCACCGGCCCCGGCCGCGACCACCCCGGCGAGCGGGCCGCCGAGGACCCGATCCGGCTCCTGGCGATCCGCGACACCCCGCTGTCCGTGGACGAGGTCTTCGCGGCCGTCGGCGACGCGGCGGCCGGCGGTACGGCCCTGTTCGTCGGCACCGTCCGCTCGCACGACGGCGGCGCCGACGTCGACGGGCTCGGCTACTCCGCGCACCCGACCGCGGAGGAGGAGATGCGCCGCATCGCCGAGAAGGTCGTCGCCGACTATCCGGTCCGCGCGCTCGCCGCCGTGCACCGCGTGGGCGACCTGGCGATCGGCGATCTGGCCGTGGTCGTCGCGGTCTCCTGCCCGCACCGGGGCGAGGCGTTCGACGCGTGCCGCAAGCTGATCGACGACCTCAAGCACGAGGTCCCCATCTGGAAGCACCAGACCTTCTCCGACGGCACCGAAGAATGGGTCGGCGCGTAG
- a CDS encoding SDR family oxidoreductase yields MSSPDPTVRAARNAAAQTEKADHAPGDAADRPLRRPAVAVTGAASGVGALLTRALAASDEVRKVVAIDERHGDVAEAHWHVLDVRDPAIADKLRGTDVVVHLALDLDLETDDAARTAYNVRGTQTVLTAAAAAGVHRVVLCTSAMVYGALPDNDVPLAEDAELRATADATGVGDLLEIEHLAHRAPRAHPGLNVTVLRPAVLVGGTDTALTRYFESPRLLVVAGSRPAWQFCHVEDLVSALEYAALQKVEGELAVGCDGWLEQEEVEELSGIRRMELPSSVALGAAARLHRIGLTPSPAGDLAYTMHPWVVSGSRLHDAGWRPKWTNEEVLAELLEEVAGRHTVAGRRLGRKDATAAGAAGATVALLGTAALVRRARKARRRI; encoded by the coding sequence GTGAGTTCCCCAGATCCGACCGTTCGCGCAGCGCGAAACGCTGCGGCCCAGACCGAAAAGGCGGACCACGCCCCAGGCGATGCCGCCGACCGGCCGCTGCGCCGCCCCGCCGTCGCCGTCACCGGCGCCGCCTCCGGGGTCGGCGCGCTGCTCACCCGTGCCCTGGCCGCCTCCGACGAGGTCAGGAAGGTGGTGGCCATCGACGAGCGCCACGGTGACGTCGCCGAGGCCCACTGGCACGTCCTGGACGTCCGCGACCCCGCCATCGCCGACAAACTCCGCGGAACGGACGTCGTGGTCCACCTCGCGCTCGACCTCGACCTGGAGACCGACGACGCGGCGCGCACCGCCTACAACGTGCGCGGCACCCAGACGGTGCTGACCGCCGCCGCGGCGGCCGGCGTCCACCGGGTCGTGCTGTGCACCTCCGCCATGGTCTACGGGGCGCTGCCCGACAACGATGTTCCGCTCGCCGAGGACGCCGAGCTGCGCGCCACCGCCGACGCCACCGGTGTCGGCGACCTCCTGGAGATCGAGCACCTGGCGCACCGCGCGCCCCGCGCCCACCCCGGCCTGAACGTCACCGTGCTGCGCCCCGCCGTCCTGGTGGGCGGCACCGACACCGCGCTGACCCGCTACTTCGAGTCGCCGCGCCTTCTGGTCGTCGCCGGATCCCGCCCCGCCTGGCAGTTCTGCCACGTGGAAGACCTGGTCAGCGCCCTGGAGTACGCGGCCCTGCAGAAGGTCGAGGGCGAACTGGCGGTGGGCTGCGACGGCTGGCTGGAACAGGAGGAAGTAGAGGAGCTCTCCGGGATCCGCCGCATGGAGCTGCCCTCCTCGGTGGCGCTGGGCGCCGCCGCCCGGCTGCACCGCATCGGCCTGACCCCGTCCCCCGCCGGGGACCTCGCGTACACGATGCACCCCTGGGTGGTCAGCGGCAGCCGGCTGCACGACGCGGGCTGGCGTCCGAAGTGGACGAACGAGGAGGTGCTCGCCGAACTCCTCGAAGAGGTCGCCGGACGGCACACCGTCGCCGGCCGCCGGCTCGGCCGCAAGGACGCCACCGCCGCGGGCGCCGCCGGCGCGACCGTCGCCCTCCTGGGCACCGCGGCACTGGTCCGCCGCGCCCGCAAGGCCCGCCGCCGCATCTGA
- a CDS encoding zinc-dependent metalloprotease, which produces MSDTPFGFGLPPEEPEDGDNGKKKGGQGGSQGPADPFGFGGGSGGADNPFAALFGGMGGPGGQMNPGDLGAAFQRLGQMLSYEGGPVNWDMAKDIARQTVAQGAEDGSKDASLSPGERTAVQEAVRLADLWLDGVTSLPSGSGSVVAWSRAEWVEETLPVWKDLVNPLAERVGSAMGDVLPGEMQAMAGPLLGMMRSMGGAMFGTQIGQALGVLASEVVGSTDIGLPLGPAGKAALLPGNVAAFGAGLGVPEEEVRLYLALREAAHQRLFAHVPWLRSHLFGAVEGYARGIKVDTTKLEDVVGQIDPQHPEELQNALQQGMFQPEDTPEQKAALARLETALALVEGWVDAVVHAAAKPHLPSADKLRETLRRRRASGGPAEQTFSTLIGLQLRPRRLRDASRLWASLTDARGLEGRDGLWEHPDMLPTAADLDDPDGFVHHEQLDFSELDKMLGEAASNGKPRLSKPDPSKPAEDGTGDDGPQAPEDGKGDGAK; this is translated from the coding sequence GTGAGTGACACCCCATTTGGATTCGGCCTTCCGCCGGAGGAGCCGGAGGACGGCGACAACGGCAAGAAGAAGGGCGGCCAGGGAGGTAGCCAGGGCCCCGCGGACCCCTTCGGGTTCGGCGGCGGGAGCGGCGGCGCGGACAATCCGTTCGCGGCGCTCTTCGGCGGCATGGGGGGACCCGGCGGCCAGATGAACCCCGGCGACCTGGGAGCCGCGTTCCAGCGGCTCGGCCAGATGCTCTCCTACGAGGGCGGCCCGGTGAACTGGGACATGGCCAAGGACATCGCCCGGCAGACCGTCGCGCAGGGCGCCGAGGACGGCAGCAAGGACGCCAGCCTCTCGCCGGGTGAGCGGACCGCCGTCCAAGAGGCCGTGCGCCTCGCGGACCTGTGGCTGGACGGGGTGACGTCGCTGCCGTCGGGCTCCGGCTCGGTGGTGGCCTGGAGTCGCGCCGAGTGGGTCGAGGAGACCCTGCCGGTGTGGAAGGACCTGGTCAATCCGCTCGCCGAGCGGGTCGGGTCGGCGATGGGCGATGTGCTGCCCGGGGAGATGCAGGCCATGGCGGGCCCGCTGCTCGGGATGATGCGCTCCATGGGGGGCGCGATGTTCGGCACCCAGATCGGCCAGGCGCTGGGCGTCCTGGCCTCCGAGGTCGTCGGTTCGACGGACATCGGGCTGCCCCTGGGGCCGGCCGGCAAGGCCGCGCTGCTGCCCGGGAACGTGGCGGCGTTCGGTGCCGGCCTGGGCGTCCCGGAGGAGGAGGTGCGGCTGTATCTGGCCCTGCGTGAGGCGGCCCACCAGCGGCTCTTCGCGCATGTGCCGTGGCTGCGCTCGCATCTGTTCGGTGCCGTCGAGGGCTATGCACGCGGCATCAAGGTCGATACGACCAAGCTGGAGGACGTGGTCGGCCAGATCGACCCGCAGCACCCCGAGGAGCTGCAGAACGCCCTCCAGCAGGGCATGTTCCAGCCCGAGGACACCCCTGAGCAGAAGGCCGCGCTGGCCCGTCTGGAGACCGCGCTGGCGCTCGTCGAGGGCTGGGTGGACGCGGTGGTGCACGCCGCCGCCAAGCCGCATCTGCCGTCGGCGGACAAGCTCCGCGAGACGCTGCGGCGGCGCCGGGCGAGCGGCGGCCCGGCCGAGCAGACGTTCTCCACCCTGATCGGCCTCCAGCTGCGCCCGCGGCGCCTGCGGGACGCCTCGCGGCTGTGGGCCTCCCTGACCGACGCGCGCGGCCTGGAGGGCCGGGACGGTCTGTGGGAGCACCCGGACATGCTGCCGACGGCGGCGGATCTGGACGACCCGGACGGGTTCGTGCACCACGAGCAGCTGGACTTCTCCGAGCTCGACAAGATGCTGGGCGAGGCCGCGAGCAACGGCAAGCCCCGTCTGTCCAAGCCCGATCCGTCCAAGCCCGCCGAGGACGGCACGGGTGACGACGGTCCGCAGGCCCCCGAGGACGGCAAGGGTGACGGCGCCAAGTGA
- a CDS encoding NUDIX domain-containing protein: protein MSLREDAARVLKEWPAPSADQERLRLAYLDHLAAHQDGMWKPCKDGHITASALVIDPAGGRVLLTLHRKLEMWLQMGGHCEPEDASLAAAALREAREESGIASGLTLLGGTPVRLDRHRTPCAEHLDVQYAALAPAGAVAAISDESLDLRWFRYDEVPGVADASVVRLVESTRALLPAAP from the coding sequence GTGAGTCTGCGTGAGGACGCGGCGCGGGTGCTCAAGGAGTGGCCCGCGCCGTCGGCCGACCAGGAGCGCCTGCGGCTTGCCTATCTGGACCATCTCGCCGCCCACCAGGACGGCATGTGGAAGCCCTGCAAGGACGGGCACATCACGGCCAGCGCGCTGGTGATCGACCCGGCGGGCGGCCGGGTGCTGCTGACCCTGCACCGCAAGCTGGAGATGTGGCTCCAGATGGGCGGCCACTGCGAACCGGAGGACGCCTCGCTGGCCGCCGCGGCACTCCGGGAGGCACGCGAGGAGTCCGGGATCGCCTCGGGGCTGACCCTGCTGGGCGGTACGCCGGTGCGGCTGGACCGTCATCGGACGCCGTGCGCCGAGCACTTGGACGTCCAGTACGCCGCGCTGGCCCCCGCGGGCGCGGTGGCGGCGATCAGCGACGAGTCGCTGGACCTGCGCTGGTTCCGCTACGACGAGGTGCCCGGCGTCGCGGACGCGTCGGTGGTGCGCCTCGTGGAGAGCACCCGGGCACTGCTGCCCGCGGCGCCCTGA
- a CDS encoding M48 metallopeptidase family protein, producing the protein MPADPSPRGSGETPLRRAADPPRRAEPSPKARGSGTSAVEVRRSSRRRRTVSAYREGDRTVVLIPARMSEAEEQRWVGVMLDKLAAQESKRILGDGELAERAERLSGQFLDGRARPASVRWVTNQNTRWGSCTPAEGSIRLSHRLQGMPEYVIDYVLLHELAHLLVPGHGPEFWRLLESYPRTERARGYLEGVVAADRLPHLPAARRR; encoded by the coding sequence GTGCCCGCCGATCCTTCCCCCCGCGGTTCCGGGGAGACACCCCTGCGCCGCGCCGCAGATCCACCGCGCCGGGCTGAACCGAGCCCGAAGGCCCGCGGGTCGGGGACCAGCGCGGTCGAGGTGCGCCGCAGTTCCCGGCGGCGCCGGACGGTCTCCGCGTACCGCGAGGGCGACCGCACGGTGGTGCTGATCCCGGCCCGGATGTCGGAGGCCGAGGAACAGCGCTGGGTCGGTGTGATGCTGGACAAGCTCGCCGCCCAGGAGAGCAAGCGGATACTGGGCGACGGCGAGCTGGCCGAGCGGGCCGAGCGGCTCTCCGGTCAGTTCCTGGACGGGCGGGCCCGCCCCGCGTCGGTGCGCTGGGTCACCAACCAGAACACCCGCTGGGGATCGTGCACCCCGGCCGAGGGCAGCATCCGCCTCTCCCACCGCCTCCAGGGCATGCCGGAGTACGTCATCGACTACGTGCTGCTGCATGAACTCGCGCATCTGCTCGTCCCCGGCCACGGCCCGGAATTCTGGCGCCTGTTGGAGTCGTATCCGCGCACGGAGCGGGCCCGCGGCTATCTCGAAGGCGTGGTGGCCGCCGACCGGCTGCCCCATCTGCCCGCCGCCCGGCGCCGGTGA